One Nicotiana sylvestris chromosome 12, ASM39365v2, whole genome shotgun sequence genomic window carries:
- the LOC138883924 gene encoding uncharacterized protein has protein sequence MCIDAGGESYCNASQQLTIHEKNYNRDLNLRQRRCLELLKDYEITILYHPGKANMVADALHKKVESMGNLAYISVEERPLGLDVQSLANRPVRLDISELSRILTCVVAQYSLLGQIKAWQFDDLYLAVLRETMLQGSAKEVSIERLAQIYIREIVQLHGVPVTIISDRGPQFTSHFWRAIQSELGTRVELSTSFHPQTDGQSKRIFQIPEDMLRACVIYFGGQWDQFLPLAEFAYYNSYQSSIKMAPFEALYGR, from the exons atgtgtattgatgcaggaggggagaGTTATTGCAATGCTTCACAGCAGCTGACGATTCATGAGAAAAATTACAAT agggatctcaatttgaggcaacgtaGATgtcttgagttactgaaggattatgagatcaccattctttatcatccgggcaaggcaaatatgGTCGCAGATGCCTTACACAAGAAGGTAGAGAGTATGGGTAACTTGGCATACATCTCAgtggaggagaggccactagGTTTGGACGTTcaatccttggctaacagacCTGTAAGGTTAGACATTTCAGAGCTCAGCCGAATCCTTACGTGTGTTGTTGCTCAGTATTCATTATTGGGACAGATCAAGGCTTGGCAGTTCGATGATCTATATTTGGCAGTTCTCAGAGAGACGATGCTTCAAGGTAGTGCCAAAGAGGTTTCTATTG agaggttggcacAGATCTACATTAGGGAGATAGTTCAgttgcatggtgtgcctgttaccatcatatcagatagaggccctcaattcacttcccatttctggagagccatACAAAgcgagttggggacccgtgtagagctcagcacatcatttcacccacagaccgacgggcagtcgaAGCGGATATTTCAAATTCctgaggacatgcttagagcatgtgtgatttactttggagggcagtgggatcagttcttgcctttggccgagtttgcttactataacagttatcagtccagtatcaagatggctccatttgaggctttatatggtcggtga